The following coding sequences are from one Capsicum annuum cultivar UCD-10X-F1 chromosome 3, UCD10Xv1.1, whole genome shotgun sequence window:
- the LOC107862361 gene encoding pentatricopeptide repeat-containing protein At1g18485 yields MFTLASSTIAPPVLCCSHPQHTHLLSCSDSPKMLSHPCRILQKCTAFQGSDTQIAHQQPLFQNVKFSPTTNKSVPKPAGSLGTPNKPILKNLSEEITQLCESKCLSEVFSIFQEYLNNDFYHSSEKSEALGLLLIACGKQKDVETGRKVHEMVNSLNRLKDDVVLHTRLITMYSVCGYPSDAHSAFDDLGSKKLYQWNVLMSGYTKNELWFDVICLFTELMTSTNDMPDNFTIPCVVKACGGVLDVGLGESVHGMALKIGLVDDVFVSNALISMYGKFGLVEEATTVFEYMPERNLVSWNSMISGFSANGYVEESFDLFRSIFTGDEVLVPDATTVVIMLPICAEEEEIEFGKSIHGLAVKVGLVKELTVTNSLVDMYCKVGYFADAQLLFEKNERKNVVSWNSIIGGYSGDGDAGGTFHLMRRMQSTREYVKANEVTLLNVLPVCLEESEQLIVKELHCHSLRNGLEYHELLRNAFIAAYAKCGLLKYAELVFYGLANKTVSSWNALISGCAQHEDSSKALTLSSEMMDSGLLPDWFTIGSLLVACSHLKLLHCGTQIHGFVLRNGLKADMSTRVSLVSFYMNCGKPALAQRMFDRTEDKNVVSWNVMIAGYLQNALPDKAVCLFRDMVSSRFQPDEISVTSVLGACSTLSAVRLGKEVHCFALKTNLIEDGFVHCSIIDMYAKSGFIGMSKYVFNHIPLNDISSWTAMITGYAVHGLGMEAIKLFQEMQKSGFNPSSLTYVSILMACNHAGLIEEGRQYIREMQILHGLKPESEHYACVIDMLARVGQFDDALNLMAEMPMHPDSQIWCSLLNSCIVHAQLNLGKKCAKKLLELEPKKAEIYVLVSNFFARFEDWDSVGQLRQKMKELGLQKEIGCSRIEIGGKNYNFAVGNMLSKP; encoded by the coding sequence ATGTTCACGCTGGCGAGCTCCACCATCGCGCCACCGGTTTTGTGCTGCAGCCACCCACAGCATACTCATcttctaagttgctcggactctccaaaaatgttgtcgcacccgtgtcggatcctccaaaagtgCACTGCTTTTCAAGGATCCGACACGCAAATAGCTCATCAGCAGCCCCTATTTCAGAACGTCAAATTTAGTCCAACAACCAACAAATCCGTTCCAAAACCAGCAGGCTCGCTTGGTACTCCGAACAAACCAATTTTGAAGAACCTGTCCGAAGAGATTACCCAACTGTGCGAATCCAAATGCTTATCGGAAGTTTTCAGTATATTTCAAGAATACCTTAACAATGACTTTTATCACTCGTCTGAAAAATCGGAGGCCTTAGGCCTACTCTTGATTGCCTGTGGTAAACAAAAGGACGTAGAAACGGGTCGTAAAGTTCATGAAATGGTTAATTCATTGAACCGATTAAAAGATGATGTTGTACTCCATACGCGGCTCATCACAATGTACTCCGTGTGTGGGTATCCTTCTGATGCTCACTCCGCTTTCGATGATTTAGGAAGCAAAAAACTGTATCAATGGAATGTTCTTATGAGTGGGTACACAAAGAACGAGCTTTGGTTTgatgttatttgtttgtttactGAGTTGATGACTTCAACCAATGATATGCCAGATAATTTTACGATTCCATGTGTTGTTAAAGCTTGTGGAGGGGTTCTTGATGTGGGTCTAGGGGAATCTGTTCATGGGATGGCATTAAAGATTGGTTTGGTTGACGATGTCTTTGTAAGTAATGCGTTAATTTCCATGTATGGGAAGTTTGGTCTTGTTGAGGAAGCTACGACAGTCTTTGAGTATATGCCTGAGAGGAATTTGGTTTCGTGGAACTCGATGATTTCTGGGTTCTCCGCGAATGGATATGTTGaagaaagttttgatcttttcagGAGTATATTTACAGGGGATGAAGTTCTTGTTCCAGACGCAACTACAGTGGTTATTATGCTGCCAATATGTGCAGAAGAAGAGGAAATTGAATTCGGGAAGAGTATTCATGGTTTAGCTGTAAAGGTAGGACTGGTTAAGGAGTTAACAGTGACTAATTCTTTAGTGGATATGTATTGCAAAGTTGGGTACTTTGCTGATGCACAACTTctgtttgagaaaaatgagaggaaaaatgtGGTTTCTTGGAACTCGATTATCGGGGGTTATTCAGGAGACGGAGATGCTGGAGGAACATTTCATCTTATGAGAAGAATGCAAAGTACCCGTGAGTATGTGAAGGCGAATGAGGTAACTCTATTGAATGTTTTGCCTGTTTGCCTAGAGGAGTCAGAGCAGTTGATAGTGAAAGAACTTCATTGCCACTCGCTTAGAAATGGTCTTGAATACCATGAGTTGTTGAGGAATGCTTTTATAGCTGCCTATGCGAAGTGTGGATTGCTCAAATATGCTGAGCTTGTATTCTATGGATTGGCGAATAAGACAGTAAGCTCTTGGAATGCACTGATAAGTGGCTGTGCTCAGCATGAGGATTCATCCAAGGCTTTGACTCTGTCCTCTGAAATGATGGATTCTGGCTTGCTTCCTGACTGGTTCACTATTGGTAGCCTTCTGGTTGCTTGTTCCCACTTAAAACTGCTACATTGCGGTACACAAATTCACGGTTTTGTACTTCGAAATGGTCTAAAAGCAGATATGTCTACACGGGTTTCCCTAGTTTCATTTTACATGAATTGTGGAAAACCAGCACTGGCACAACGTATGTTTGACAGGACAGAAGATAAAAATGTGGTATCCTGGAATGTGATGATAGCTGGTTATTTGCAGAATGCACTACCAGATAAAGCTGTATGTCTGTTTCGTGATATGGTATCTAGTAGATTCCAACCTGATGAAATTTCTGTGACAAGTGTATTAGGGGCTTGTTCAACATTGTCTGCTGTCAGGCTGGGGAAAGAAGTTCATTGCTTTGCACTAAAAACTAACCTTATAGAGGATGGTTTTGTCCATTGCTCAATCATAGACATGTATGCAAAATCTGGATTCATAGGAATGTCCAAGTATGTTTTCAACCATATTCCGCTCAATGATATATCATCATGGACAGCTATGATTACAGGATATGCAGTTCATGGACTTGGAATGGAGGCCATCAAACTATTTCAAGAAATGCAAAAATCAGGTTTCAACCCCTCCAGCCTGACATATGTCTCTATTTTAATGGCATGTAACCATGCCGGACTCATTGAAGAAGGTCGACAGTATATTAGAGAGATGCAGATATTGCATGGTCTAAAACCTGAATCGGAGCATTATGCATGCGTTATTGACATGCTGGCTCGTGTTGGACAGTTTGATGATGCCTTAAATCTCATGGCTGAGATGCCTATGCATCCAGATAGTCAAATTTGGTGTTCACTGCTCAATTCATGTATAGTTCATGCACAGTTAAATCTTGGGAAGAAATGTGCTAAGAAGTTACTAGAATTAGAGCCAAAAAAAGCAGAAATTTATGTTTTAGTATCCAATTTTTTTGCCAGATTTGAGGACTGGGATTCTGTCGGACAATTGAGgcaaaagatgaaggaattaGGCTTGCAAAAAGAAATTGGTTGCAGTCGGATTGAAATAGGAGGAAAAAACTATAACTTTGCTGTTGGCAATATGCTTTCCAAGCCATAA